The following proteins are co-located in the Streptococcus downei MFe28 genome:
- a CDS encoding lipoate--protein ligase, protein MKYIVNHSHNPAYNVALEAYAFRELVDEDELFILWINEPAIIIGRHQNAIQEINKEYTDGHGIHVVRRLSGGGAVYHDLNNLNYTIISNKSDEGAFDFKTFSKPVIETLADLGVKAEFSGRNDLEIAGKKICGNAQAYYKGRMMHHGCLLFDVDMSVLAKALKVSKDKIESKGVKSVKARVTNILSQLPEKISVEEFSDKILDKMKELYPGMTEYQLNEADLARIDQLYREQFNTWDWTYGQAPEYTVERNVRYTAGKINTFAKVENSVIKGIKIYGDFFGVLDVSDVERALLGSHYEYSDVLEHLKALDISHYFSGISQEEVAKAIVAS, encoded by the coding sequence ATGAAGTATATCGTCAATCATTCCCACAATCCTGCCTACAATGTTGCCTTAGAGGCCTATGCCTTTCGTGAGCTAGTTGATGAGGATGAACTCTTTATCCTCTGGATTAATGAGCCAGCTATCATCATCGGTCGCCACCAAAATGCTATTCAAGAGATTAATAAGGAATATACCGATGGTCACGGCATCCATGTAGTCCGTCGCCTATCAGGGGGTGGGGCGGTTTATCATGACCTCAATAATCTTAACTACACCATTATCTCAAACAAGTCTGATGAAGGGGCCTTTGACTTCAAGACCTTCTCCAAACCTGTTATCGAAACCTTAGCGGACCTAGGTGTCAAGGCCGAATTTTCTGGACGCAATGACCTAGAAATTGCAGGTAAGAAAATCTGTGGCAATGCCCAAGCTTATTATAAGGGGCGCATGATGCACCACGGATGCCTCCTCTTTGATGTTGATATGTCAGTCTTGGCTAAGGCACTCAAGGTCAGCAAGGACAAGATCGAATCCAAGGGGGTCAAGTCTGTCAAGGCAAGGGTGACCAATATCCTCAGCCAATTGCCGGAAAAGATTAGCGTAGAAGAATTTTCCGATAAGATCTTGGACAAGATGAAGGAGCTCTACCCTGGCATGACAGAGTACCAACTTAATGAAGCAGACTTAGCTAGAATTGACCAGTTGTACCGAGAACAATTCAACACCTGGGACTGGACCTATGGACAGGCCCCCGAATATACTGTCGAACGCAATGTCCGCTATACAGCCGGAAAAATTAATACCTTTGCTAAGGTCGAGAACTCTGTTATTAAGGGGATTAAAATCTATGGGGACTTTTTCGGCGTTTTAGATGTTAGCGACGTTGAGCGGGCCTTGCTTGGCAGCCACTATGAATACAGCGATGTATTGGAGCATCTCAAGGCCCTTGATATTAGTCACTACTTCTCAGGGATTAGTCAAGAAGAAGTCGCAAAAGCTATCGTTGCCTCGTAA
- a CDS encoding GbpC/Spa domain-containing protein produces MGKKKLTQYSLLSGLVLTTLAAGQQVLADEATDTSANTATDNQASQVSTTGPQVKVIDQQTEGNKTTTTSEVTSPELTQAVNDVNSFNQANTPSTDNTNKGDTDKSGAQDANTTQSNVVVPPVTISQGETKTYATVEEADAANKAQAQEIQNTLAQYQKDVADYKEKLANYNKANEEYVAAKAAYDEKVKAYNDYQAKVKDLTNPENAEVAKGLVFNNEPNAVVSVDGVKQYVTKEAQGKHVQDEILQQFNTDKYSDSDFTSENPYAPNEDSWFKMNVGDTVTATYTNLGNAEYLGTKIGKVVTTYKLTDSTSNDGSAIVKLYHDPTKTIFIGAQTSDDPSKAIKADIQVKFYDENGNLININGDNSVISLASLNHWTTQYGDHVEKVLNIGNNKFVAFNDSSIKLNADGAIYSPNDNEFVNNGAALNSDGEDGWDKINPDGEKRTASSTYGAAAMTYNGEPFSISASGNNAEIPTAIWFAVNSLAVQKPGEAPVAPEMPKLSASKIVVNNAQVKQTADNEVPKPEEPTPETPTTPNTPTKPENPTPEEPSTPETPKTTTPTPEKPSTPAKPQAPSTSKEVAPKAQAPQPAAQPAQQAQALPQTGDANSYGVAVFGAGIVAFSTLTLLGSMKRKED; encoded by the coding sequence ATGGGAAAGAAGAAATTGACGCAATACTCACTTCTTAGTGGTTTGGTATTGACTACACTAGCTGCAGGTCAGCAAGTACTTGCGGATGAAGCTACAGACACAAGTGCTAACACAGCAACTGATAACCAGGCTTCACAAGTTTCAACTACAGGACCTCAAGTTAAGGTTATTGATCAACAAACTGAAGGCAACAAAACAACAACAACATCTGAAGTTACATCACCTGAACTGACACAAGCCGTTAATGATGTTAATAGCTTCAATCAAGCTAACACACCATCAACTGACAACACTAACAAGGGTGATACTGACAAGAGTGGTGCACAAGATGCTAACACAACGCAATCAAACGTTGTTGTTCCACCAGTGACAATCTCTCAAGGTGAAACCAAGACTTATGCTACGGTTGAAGAAGCAGATGCTGCCAATAAGGCACAAGCCCAAGAAATTCAAAACACTTTGGCTCAGTACCAAAAAGATGTTGCTGACTATAAAGAAAAATTAGCTAATTACAACAAGGCAAATGAAGAATATGTTGCTGCTAAGGCTGCATATGATGAAAAGGTTAAAGCCTACAATGACTACCAAGCTAAGGTTAAAGATTTGACAAACCCTGAAAATGCAGAAGTTGCTAAGGGACTTGTCTTCAACAATGAACCAAATGCTGTAGTTTCTGTTGATGGTGTTAAACAATACGTTACCAAAGAAGCTCAAGGTAAGCACGTTCAAGACGAAATTCTTCAACAATTCAATACTGATAAGTACTCAGATTCTGATTTCACTTCAGAAAATCCATATGCGCCTAACGAAGACTCATGGTTCAAGATGAATGTTGGTGATACTGTTACTGCAACATATACAAATCTTGGAAATGCTGAATATCTCGGAACTAAGATTGGTAAAGTTGTTACAACTTACAAGTTGACTGATTCAACCAGCAACGATGGTTCAGCTATTGTAAAACTCTACCATGACCCAACCAAGACTATCTTCATTGGTGCCCAAACTTCAGATGATCCATCTAAAGCTATCAAGGCGGACATACAAGTTAAGTTCTACGATGAAAATGGTAACTTGATTAATATCAATGGTGATAACTCAGTTATCAGCTTGGCTTCACTTAACCACTGGACAACCCAATATGGCGATCATGTTGAAAAAGTTCTCAATATTGGTAATAACAAGTTTGTTGCCTTCAACGATTCTTCAATCAAACTCAATGCTGATGGTGCTATCTACTCACCAAACGATAATGAATTTGTTAACAATGGCGCAGCCCTCAATAGTGATGGTGAAGATGGTTGGGATAAGATTAACCCAGACGGTGAAAAGCGTACAGCTTCATCTACCTACGGTGCAGCTGCTATGACCTACAATGGTGAACCATTCTCTATCTCAGCTTCAGGTAACAATGCTGAAATCCCAACAGCTATCTGGTTTGCTGTTAACTCCCTAGCGGTTCAAAAACCAGGTGAAGCTCCTGTAGCTCCAGAAATGCCTAAGTTGAGTGCTTCTAAGATCGTTGTTAACAATGCTCAAGTTAAGCAAACGGCTGATAACGAAGTTCCAAAACCTGAAGAACCAACTCCAGAAACTCCAACAACGCCTAACACACCAACGAAGCCAGAGAATCCAACTCCTGAAGAGCCTTCAACTCCGGAGACTCCTAAGACTACGACTCCAACACCAGAAAAGCCTAGCACTCCAGCTAAGCCACAGGCACCATCAACTTCTAAGGAAGTAGCGCCTAAGGCTCAAGCTCCACAACCTGCAGCTCAACCGGCTCAACAAGCCCAAGCACTTCCACAAACAGGCGATGCTAACAGTTACGGTGTCGCAGTCTTCGGTGCAGGAATCGTTGCCTTCTCTACTTTGACCCTTCTTGGAAGCATGAAGCGTAAAGAAGACTAA
- a CDS encoding GbpC/Spa domain-containing protein, whose product MSKKLKSYTLFSGLLLATALIANPAFADENQARTPNPDQNQVQGGQSNQAQAKQNQSSQDQNSGQVSSEQTQVTPVPNQAGNQTADTTYQVTSKELTDALASVDSFNQKNKLSGYQAVTVEEGQAQNQPSVTAADQDNKAQAKAIQEQLTAYQSEVDGLPAKQDQYQKDLAAYKDKQTEYQAQKAAYDDYKKQVEAGVDAGKIEKAQGLIYKSEPNALISLEGVDQYLTKEAVEAHSSDGFLDQFNTDKYKDPATDTYKAEEFTKNNPYSGKEDVRFKMKAGDTVTATYTGLENSYYDGKKLSKVVVTYKLNNSTNNENDAIVQLFHDPTKTIVIGAQTVKTGPDNNISVTIQPTFYDDAGNPVDLSDNKAIMGLSSLNHWTTEFGDHVEKVTVGGNDYIQIPGSSVQNHDGQAYSAQENQNKTNGATFNGEGDDGWDNIAEDGSPRSKTAYYGSGAMTYKGQPFIITVGGNNAVESGKSLPTNIWFSANSVVNVPQDPGQPPLEPQAPSLKGPKVTWHKNLVTVAQEAPQKPQTLEKAQPQKPAQVWEMKTSGPQASQPATKSASLPETGDRPSYGLAAFGAGILAFTLATTLATAKRKED is encoded by the coding sequence ATGTCAAAAAAACTAAAATCTTATACACTTTTTAGTGGGCTTTTACTGGCGACTGCTCTGATTGCCAACCCAGCTTTTGCGGATGAAAATCAGGCAAGAACTCCTAATCCTGACCAAAATCAGGTTCAAGGAGGCCAGTCCAACCAAGCCCAGGCTAAGCAGAATCAGTCTAGCCAGGACCAAAACTCTGGTCAGGTTTCATCTGAACAAACTCAAGTGACGCCAGTTCCTAATCAAGCAGGAAATCAAACGGCAGACACGACCTACCAGGTGACGAGCAAGGAATTGACCGATGCCCTAGCTAGTGTGGACAGCTTCAATCAGAAAAACAAGTTGAGCGGGTACCAAGCCGTGACTGTTGAAGAAGGTCAGGCTCAGAATCAGCCATCCGTTACAGCTGCTGACCAAGATAACAAGGCTCAAGCCAAGGCTATCCAGGAGCAGTTGACCGCCTATCAGTCAGAGGTTGACGGCCTTCCAGCTAAGCAGGATCAGTACCAAAAAGACTTGGCTGCCTACAAGGATAAGCAGACTGAATACCAGGCGCAAAAGGCTGCCTATGATGACTACAAGAAGCAGGTCGAGGCTGGCGTTGATGCAGGTAAAATTGAGAAAGCTCAGGGCTTGATTTATAAGAGTGAGCCCAATGCCCTAATTAGCCTTGAAGGTGTTGATCAATACCTAACCAAGGAAGCAGTTGAAGCCCATAGTTCTGATGGTTTCTTGGATCAGTTCAATACCGATAAATACAAGGACCCAGCGACTGACACCTACAAGGCGGAGGAATTTACCAAGAATAACCCTTATTCTGGCAAGGAAGATGTCCGCTTCAAGATGAAGGCAGGCGATACAGTAACAGCGACCTACACAGGCCTTGAGAATTCTTACTATGATGGTAAGAAATTGAGTAAGGTTGTCGTAACCTATAAGCTTAATAATTCGACCAATAATGAAAACGATGCTATTGTTCAGCTCTTCCATGATCCGACCAAGACTATCGTCATCGGAGCGCAAACGGTTAAGACTGGGCCTGATAACAATATCAGCGTGACCATCCAGCCAACCTTCTATGACGATGCTGGAAATCCCGTTGATTTAAGCGACAATAAGGCTATCATGGGACTGTCCTCGCTCAACCACTGGACGACAGAGTTTGGGGACCACGTTGAAAAGGTTACTGTGGGTGGTAATGACTACATCCAGATTCCTGGCTCTTCAGTGCAAAATCACGATGGTCAGGCCTATTCCGCCCAGGAGAATCAAAACAAGACTAATGGGGCAACCTTCAATGGCGAAGGTGACGATGGTTGGGATAACATTGCCGAAGATGGTAGTCCTCGCTCGAAAACGGCCTACTATGGTTCAGGAGCCATGACCTATAAGGGACAACCCTTTATCATCACAGTCGGGGGAAATAATGCTGTTGAATCTGGCAAGAGCCTACCAACCAATATTTGGTTCTCAGCTAACTCTGTTGTCAATGTTCCTCAGGATCCAGGTCAACCACCGCTTGAACCGCAAGCACCAAGTCTCAAGGGACCTAAGGTTACCTGGCACAAGAACCTGGTGACTGTAGCACAGGAAGCTCCTCAAAAGCCGCAGACTCTAGAAAAGGCTCAGCCACAAAAACCAGCCCAAGTATGGGAAATGAAGACTAGCGGCCCTCAAGCTAGCCAACCAGCTACTAAGAGTGCTAGCCTTCCAGAAACCGGTGACAGACCTAGCTATGGCCTTGCTGCCTTCGGTGCGGGTATCCTAGCCTTTACCCTAGCAACCACCCTGGCTACCGCTAAGCGAAAAGAGGACTAG